GGGGGAAGACGTCCGTGCTGAGCCTTCTAGAAAAGGCAGGTCTATGTGTAGGACCTGTGGgattctgtgactgtgacaGATCTGTCTTCCCAGAGCTTTCAGAGGAGGAAATAGGCACTGGTTTCTTACTATGGAGCCATGCTGAGGCTCCTGCTTTTTTGTGCAGTGAGCCTAGGTGCTTAGTTTGTGTGCAATATCTCTGTGAGACTTGTGCAGAGGCGCACCGAGCTTCTGAAAGGCTCTGCTCCTCTTGGAGGAGGGTAGCTGTTTGGGGTGGGAGAGTGGAGATGTCAGCACACAAGTACTTAGACCCTCATGTGAGCCTTAGGCCTACTGCTGTGGGGAGTCTGGAgctcctgggctgtgctgttgAGATCTGTGCTCTGCTTGCTCCTGGGGGAACAGCTCCAGTAATACCAGAGTGGAATTGGAGGGAATGCCAAGGGGGTTAAGGATCATTCTCACGTATCCTTTCTGTATTTGCTCCAGGTACCAGGAAGGACTCAGTGAGGATAAGGTTGCCTTGGTTATTCACATGACTCCAGAGTCGGTGCTTCGGGACAGCCGCTACCAGCAGTGGCTGGAGAGGTGTGTGGTCTTCTGATTACTTGGCTTTACATCATTACTGGACAGCAGCGTTCTGATGTTGTGAAGATTTTCCCAGAGACGGTGCTGagtggcagcacagctctgtcttAGATGAGATTTTTAGCAAGTGGCTCAGCAGTGTGCATATGGCAATGTGGGACTGACGCTGTTGAACATTTCGTCATCCTCTTGTAGATTTGGACCTGGAACTCAGCACTTGGTGCTCAATGAAAACTGTTCTGCAGTGCACAATGCGCGCAGCTACAAGATCCAAAGCCAGCTGAACCTCATCCACCCAGAGATCTTCCCTCTGCTCACCACATACCAGAGCAAGGTAGGCAAGGCCCTTCCTGTCTCTGTACCTCGCACCCTTGGGTGAGGAACGTGTTTCACGTTGTACTTCTCCCTGCAGGAAGAAGAGGCTGTATGCAGTGTGCCCGTTGTGCGAGGAGAGTGCCTTTTGAAATACCACTTTAGACCCCAGCAGGAGTGGCAGAGGTCAGTGGCAATCTTCTTGGCACTTCAGTTTTTGAGTGTTGGGCTATCAGCTGTGTTCTGAGGGTTGTGCCCCTGTCACTGAAAATCTAAAGTGTGGGACACAGATGTGAATGAATTGCTGATTTAGTAATTTGGGCAGTAGTTTGGAGGGTTGTTCTAATTCCTCACTCTTGAAGTCCAATATGCATTTCTCTGCCCTCTGCTTTTGATCTTGTGTGCTGTGCACCCAACTGGCGGTGATAGGGAGAGACTCCTCAGGAAGCCAAGTGAAAATCTTGCCAGACTTTGTGTGTTCAAATGGTATCAGAGCCTAAAGCCCCAGGTGATTAAACAGAGCGGGCTCTGCACTGTCACTTGCTAGTGTGCAAGCAGGAGAAGGTGTTGGATGGAGCTGTAGAGGGCAGGGGGTTCTGTGATACACCATTTACTGAGACTCAAAATTATGTCTCTTTGAGCAGAATAGGAGACCCTAGATGCTGagaggaaatgatttttcttaaaGGTGCCGAGGCCTGCAGTAGTGCTCGTGCAGTGATGCAGAACCAGCGGACACTGATGGGTGCCTGGAGCCCTGTCGGGTGGTTGCTGTTCTTGCAGGAGTCTCACTGCTTCCCATGGTGGGCCATGCAGTGCCCTCTAGTGTCTACAGTCTGAACCTTCACGGTGCAGAAGCATAGCGCTGTTACAGGAGCTTTGGTGGGATGGCTGTTTTAGTGGGGATGTTCAGTCCTGCCTGACCTTTCTAGCCCATGCCATACTCATGGGTTTGTCTTCTCCCACTGcttgaaatagaagaaatatttgacCCTTTGTTGGAAAGCTGTTTTGGCACAGTAATTCATCATGCTGCTCTGAAAAGTCAGTTCCCTGTCACCCCCCCATCCTGATGCCTGgccttttctttcagagatgcTGTGACTGTCTGTGATCATGATGCATTTGTTGCTGAAGCCATGGATCTCCCTAACTTCCAGACTCGTGTGAAGGAATGCAAAGAGAGCCTGCCTGCTGTACCAGGTAAGGATCAGCAACTTGTCTTATCTCATGTAAGGGCAAGCAGAAGGTCCTGGTGAGCCAGTGCTTTAAAGCTCAGGTCAAGCTGTGAATGTGCAGTTTTTCTGCTGCCCAAGATGTGCTATGAAGTCCTCCTGGAGCTGTGCAAATTCCAGGCTGAGCTCAACCTGAGTTTAGTTTATACCTGTTGAATTATGCAgtcttctgcttctgttgttcTGAAGCTGCTAGGTTTGGGGATTGACCACTTGGGGACAACTACAGACAAAGATCTGTGTGGTGTTTCTCTGTGGTGATGAGCTCTGCTTGTGTTGAATGCTGTCGTAGCAGGCAAAGTGCAAGGGAAATACCCTCCTCTACAAGCAGCTTCCTGTGAAGTGTTCTCTAACTTTCAGTTGTCCTGTTGGTAGTGAGGCTTTCCTGGTATGGTGCAGCACCACCCACTCACTGTCTGGATCCTGCTGCAGAGAGTTAGGGCAGGGTGGAACAGTAGCTAGATCCCCCTTGAACTGACAGCTCTGTGTTGGCCAGTGAGATGAGTCCTCATTTGCCTGCCTTGTTATATGCAGCTGtgcattctgctttgttttcgTGATTGtacctgttctgttttctgtcctcCCACGGTAAATTCTGATGCTGTGGGAAAGCTAGAAGCTAAGGTGAACAAAAATGAACGTTCCAGGTGTGGAAATGCTCGGCTGTTGAACTGAACGGTGTCTGACTGGGCAGTACATGGATAATGCTTACAAACTCGTGTGCATTTTTGCAGGAAATGTGAATCCTTATCCTGAAATTGTATTCTTGGGAACAGGATCTGCAATTCCAATGAAAATCCGAAATGTCAGTTCTACACTGGTAAACACTAGGTAAATCATGTGTGTTTTGCTTAGGGAGAGGCTCCATGTTCTGAGGGTGTTTCCCAAGGGTGGTTTTGAGCAGAGTGCTGATGACACAGGAGAGTGGCCCTGTAGTGGAGTCTGTAGGACTTCTGTCTCTGTAGGGAGGGAAGGCTTGAGAGTTACTTGTAAACACAGGCAtttaatgtcttcattttgCCATTTGCCCCAAGAGTGTGTTCACCATCAGTATAGCAGCAGAAGGAGCTTGTGGATGGAACAGTATCTAGAACTTTGGCTAGTAGGAGTAGCAGTAGAGgtgcagcactgacagctctCTGCCCTCCAACCCAGCAGATCCCCTTCCCTGAACAGACCCTGCTCAGTGCTCATCCAGTGGCTGCCACTTGTCTTTGTCACTTGTCTTGCCAGCTCAACCCGATCCCTGCTCTTGGACTGCGGGGAAGGAACCTTTGGACAGCTCTGTCGCCACTATGGAGAGCAAGTTGACCAAGTGTTGTGTAACCTAGTAGCTGTGTTTGTGTCTCACATGCATACGGATCATCATTCGGTAGGTTATGTGTTGGAAtgagcaggagctgtgtgcaggTGTCTTTGTGTTTGGGAGCCagatgcagctgcagctggtgaatgtaggctgctctgctctcaagGCTGCAGTTCCCCTCTTGTTCCCCAGGCACTGCTGAATCTGTCTGTTTCTAATCCCTTTTTGCATCCTGTTAGTGGTCCCTGTAGATTGTTtagagatgtttttatttttatttagtttatttttaaatcagtatcCAACCCAGCTTCCTTTGGTGCTGTGCAATAAATCCTCACAGAGGGATCAGTTGGTCTGTTCTAGGTTGGGCCTGGTTGGGGCAGGGTGTTTGCTGGTCTCCTGTCTCATGTGTGGAAACCAGTCTGAGAGTGATGTGTTGGCTGGAGACTTTCTGCTCTCtcttctgctgggagcagacaCAGCTCTGGAAGGGTGGAGAGGCATGGTGTTATGGGCTGCTGGTCACCAGCTTGTGGCATAAGTAGTGACAgtgttccagcagctcagtaCGATGCagttactggggaaaaaaaggtggtTGGTACTTCTGATTGTAGATGCTCCTGAAACTGCgccttgctgagctgctgtagCACTGCTGACACTTTTGTTCCTGGGTCTTTCTGACTGCAGTTTGCTGTCTTTTGGTCCCTTTTGCAGGGCTTGGTCAACATCCTCATGGAGAGGCGGAGAGCTTTTGTAAgttgtgcttttgtttcacTGCTCCCAAATGTATCTTGaacaagggaaggaaaacttTTCCTATGTGGTGGAAAAGCACCTTCTTTTCCCAcggcttttcttctgtgtgatgCAGTGTCTGCCTAGTACTGATTCTCCTCCTGTCTTTCCTTTTGCAGGCTTCCCTCGGTCGAGCTTTTAGCCCTCTATTTCTGGTAGCACCTGAACAGATCATGCCTTGGCTACATGAGTACCACGACAACTGTGAATCGATTCTCAGAGACATCAAGTGAGTTTTCTGTGTGGTATGTGAGGAAGTACTCCTGCTGGGTCCTTATTCAAGGCAAATGACCGTCATTTGTTCTCCCCATCGTTTTACTGAAGCTCTTTGACACCTTCCACTGTGCAGGACTGCGATGTGTGACTTGCACAGGAGATGAGAGGATCTGTTGTGCAACACTTGGTTGTGCTTCCTAAGAGGGGCTTGCAGATTATGAAAAGGGAGGTGGGCTGGTTTGAAATGACTCCAGAAAGGCAGGGTGTGTGACAGTAGGGAAGAAACGATTGGATGAGTTTGTGGGGCCCTGGATAGcaaaagcagaggggaaaacaGATGCACAAAATCGTCTCGTTTGTCAGGCAGTGAGCAGAGAAGACACTTGTGTGAGAGTCTGCTTTAAGGTGAGATCAGGTTTTACTTTGTTCCTGTCCTCAGttctttcatttcccttcccttgcagAATGATTACTTGCCAGTCCCTTGTGAAAGGCCGTGAGAACATCAAATCTAAAGCCAAACGGTTGATCACTTCTTTATTAGAGAACTATGACTTGGCTGAGGTAAGCTGACAGCATCATGTGCTGCAGTAAAGGACAAGAGGGAATTTGAAGTCTAATGCTCATGTTCTTGTTTAGTTTCAGACTTGCGAAGTCCAGCAttgtaaaaatgcttttgcatgTTCAGTGATCCACAAATCTGGATGGAAAGTAGTATATTCTGGTGACACAATGCCCTGCAAGGCCTTAGTACAAATGGGTAGGTGACAAAAACCTCTTTGAAAGACTCTGAGTATGGCCTTGAACTGTCAGTAACTGAGGTGGTCACTCCCACACTCTTTGTGCTATGACTGCAAGCCAGTGGGGGCCCTGGGTGGAGGTGAGAGTTCACTTGCTTATTTAGGCAGTTGCGTGTTCAGCTGAAGGTGAAATATGTGATTATTTACACAGGGAAAAATGCTACTCTGCTGATCCATGAAGCAACACTGGAAGATGGAATGGAAAGAGAAGCTATAGAGAAAACACACAGGTGGgtgtgttttgctgttttatcACTGCAGGGAAAGCAAATCTGCTTAACTGGGCTTTGACCTTGGATCTGGTGGTGAGGGGCCCAAGGCCTGTAAGTAGTTCTGGTGTGCGTAGAGCTCTTCAGCACTAATATTAGAGTGTTGCTCACTGCGCCAGCTCTGTAACTCTGTTTTGAGCATCCTCAGAGAGAAATAGGGGAAGCTCTTAGACAGTAGCAATTCTACAAACTAACTAGCCCAAAGGAAAGGCCCTCAGCTTGACTGCACTGCAGGACTAAGCTTGGACAGTAGAGGTGTCATCCACACCCCTGTCAGCTATCTGCACGATTCAAACTGAGCTGCAGCCAGTGGTACTGCCTGCTGCCCCCAGTGAAAGGGGGCGATGGACTGGACAGCAGTTTCCAGCGAGTGAGCTGGACTTACTGGCACCTCTAGGTTGAGCTTTTGTCCCCAggttgtgaagcactgaaaaGCTTTGAGTTAATTAGCATGTTTTCTGCACTCTGAGTCGCATGGAAGCTAGAGACTTGccagctgtgcaggcagtgtCTGGGCTTGCTGATGAAGACAACTTGTGCCCAGCAGGTGGTGTATAGCATCTAGTGTTTGCTGTTGGCAAGATGTGGCACTAGCTGCAAGATGCAGCCTGCTGTTCCCTGTTGGAGGAGCAGCGCTGGCTAGTGTGTATGAGTGCTGTGTTCCTGGTCCTTTTGCAGCACAACCTCTCAGGCAATTGAGATTGGGATGAAGATGAATGCTGAGTTCATCATGCTCAATCACTTCAGCCAAAGATATGCCAAGATCCCGCTGTTCAGTGAAGACTTCAGTGAGAAAGTTGGAATTGCATTTGATCATATGAGGGTAAGTTTGGAGTTTTGATCCAGACTGTGAGAAAGGTTTCAGTCCTACCTAGGGATGGCTGCTTAGGAatgaaattttccatttctaatgAAGTATCAACGTGCTGTGTCCTTCTGAGAGCAGTTTCCTATGAAACAGCTCCTTTTACTTCTGTCAGCAGGTATCACCAACATGGAGGGGTGGGGGGCATAGTGCCCAATTCTCTTTAGGACAGGTGCTGATGCCTCTTGAGAACAGAAATCTGTTCTTCTGGATGCTTGCCTCACGTCACCTCTGTTGTTTGTGCTGTTGCCAGCTAAAAATATCACTTGcattccctttctcttcttaaTCAATGCACTGCCTTAATGGCTTTCTGCAAAAGATGTCTGGGATCCTAAACCCtgtagtgctgctgctgtcctgaatGTGGGAGTAGCACACTGGCTGACGTATACATATACAGTGTGTGCATGCTTTCCTGTGAAGAGAATGGCAATAACTTGGTGTAAGGGATTGATGGACTGGCTTCTGTAAGGGTTGTAAATGCTCATCTGCCTGGCAGCTGCAAATCATCACCAAGGTGAGGCTCCTCTGTGCTGGTACCACCCAGAGGGAGGGGTGCTGTCCtgtttgctgagctgcagaaggcTGGGGGCGAGGGATGGCAGTTCTCAAGCAAGTGCTCTTGTGCCCAATGTATTGCAGGTACGGCTTGGTGACTTTTCAACCATCCCAAAGCTGATCCCACCTCTGAAGGCtctgtttgcagatgacatAGTGGAAATGGAGGAGcggaaggaaaaaagggagcAGCGCCTTCTGAAGGAGGCTGCAATAGTCTTGGACCAACTGACTGGTGGTGAGAACAAGGAGACACCATCCCAGAAACGGAAACAAGACAAGAACCATCAGGAAGTAACAAACAAGAAACTTAAAAAGCTTAAAACAGTGAACTGAAGGAAGAGGTAGAGAACGTTCTCTGCTCTGTAAGAGGTGCCCTGTGTTGTACAGGCCTctggggctggcagtgctgggcagcctgcaggtgCCATGGCAGGAGGGGCTGGCCTTGGCGGCTGGCTGCGCTCGGTTGTCAGTGGGTCGCTGTGGGCTGAAGCTCCCAAGCATGCTGTAAGCAGTGCAAGTCCTGTGATGGCAGTATTTACCCATACGGTTCCACAGTTCCTGACCCTGGATATCAGCAATCCACGTGCCGTTTTTCTTTTAGCCAAGACTTCTCTCTgagctgttttaatttttggttTTACAATGGAAGCTATTGGTAATACAGCAGCAGTTACAATCTTGGGAGTTGCAAGAGGTGAAGTCTGGTAAGTCCTCATGGGGCTGTGGACTCACCAGAATGGGGGGAGGAGCTCTCTGGTTACACAAGGAGCGTATCTAAGTGTCAAGACCTAGGCTGTGGGAggaaatttcaaataaaatgggACCCAGTTAATTGCTTTTAGAGATCTAGGTTAATTTAAGGATCTGAATGCTGCTGCGCATtcccattttattttggttttcttgGTTGATTTCCTCcaccctcccacccccccatcAGAACAGTTTTCCAAAACCTTCATGACAGTCTGAATAAACCACTCAACATCACACAAAGTGTTTTGATTAGGTAGTTAATGAGGTGAGGAGTCAACAAACACCTGAATTTGGGGAGAGAATGACCTTATTTATGTGTTACAGCACCTTCATCAACCTCATAGCTGTTACAAATATGCTTTGTGCCACCAAAGCCACacctgcttctgctgcttcattCCTGCTGCTTTGAGATAGCAAACACTGCTTCTGCAAGGCTCCAGAACAGACAACTATGAACTTTGTTTGCTGTAGTGTGCAGGGGAGCTGGCGGCGTGAGCTGATGGAGGACAGCGAGCTGCTACGGGAGGATGTGTGATAGTTTCTCTGCTCAGACTTCTGTGTCCTGGAATCATGTGCGGGTCTGATGGGGGAGGCATTgggagcaggttgcccaaggaggctgtggaggcattcaaggccaggctggatgtggctctgggcagcctggtctgctggttggtgacctcCACATAGcggggttggaactgaatgagcattgtgggccttttcaacccaggccattctgtgattcatggcTATTCCAATGAAGGAATTCCCTCTCAGAAGCTACTGCTAGGCCCCCACGTGCTCAACAGAAGGTAGCAATACATAGTAAAGATGGCTTTATTTTAAGGGGATGGAAGATTGAAGACAAAAGGGCAGCAAAACATCTTAGTAAGTTAGCTGTGCTTTGTTACGCTTGTCTAAAGGGGGGAGCTTGGCAcgctggagcagagcagcaggctgtgtgggCTTAGCAGGGTCCTATTGCTGCACAATGTGGGCACACAGAGGGCCGGGGGGCGAGCGGGCTTATTGCTGGGCTGCCGCGGATCCGTGCTGCTTCTCGTAGAAGTAAAGGCGGATCTCTTAGGTACGTGCCAGAAATGAGGAAACGCACTCGTTCTCACGTCGAGGTATTCACAAGCAGCAAGCGAGTAGCAACGGACACCGCGAGCTCCGGCTGCCCCGGGGCTGAAACGGAAAACCGGCGGGCGGGGCGATCGGCGGGCATGGCCCTACTCGTCCCCCGGGCAACCGCGGCTCCTCCCCGCAAACAGCCGCCGCATGGAGGGCGAGGAGCTGCCTACGGAGGAGGCTCCGGATCCCCGCGTCCTGAGGCTGCTGCGCCGGGCGGCTCGGGGCCTGCGGCTGCCGGCGGACAGCGTGGCGGCCGGCGATGAAGCGGCGGCGGAGCTGCGGGCGTTCGCggccggggcggcggggcgggcgctgTTGGCGTGGCGCGGCCCCGCGGGTCGGCTGGCCCTGGGacctccgccgccgccggccgccgccgcccgtcCCAAGGCGCTCTTCTTCCTGCGGCCGCCCGGGCCCGGCGAGCCGCTGTGCGGAGATCTGCCCGCCGACGCCCTGCAG
The genomic region above belongs to Lagopus muta isolate bLagMut1 chromosome 18, bLagMut1 primary, whole genome shotgun sequence and contains:
- the ELAC2 gene encoding zinc phosphodiesterase ELAC protein 2, producing MWRLARTLWRGLAWSAGTAMAEGPSAARRPKGVPRHVWARERRRSAGTGLSGPNTVYVQVVAAGSRDAGASVYVFSEFNRYLFNCGEGTQRAMQEHKLKISHLDSIFLSRVAWANVGGLPGMILTLKAMGLQRCVFLGPPKLQNYLKAIRLFPGPLKRMDLAVQLHTEPEYKDETMTVHQIPLIGKPLAAESTFPQSPGLSAQDGSSSESDTEPGSPRAAQQSLDESKEKGSPKKTDDEQKHESRHPDLVMAFLCKIHPKKGKFLVLKAQEMGLPVGTPAILPIITALKNGESITFEGKELSPEELCAPGDPGPVFIVLECPHEGFVDAVCENETFRRYQEGLSEDKVALVIHMTPESVLRDSRYQQWLERFGPGTQHLVLNENCSAVHNARSYKIQSQLNLIHPEIFPLLTTYQSKEEEAVCSVPVVRGECLLKYHFRPQQEWQRDAVTVCDHDAFVAEAMDLPNFQTRVKECKESLPAVPGNVNPYPEIVFLGTGSAIPMKIRNVSSTLVNTSSTRSLLLDCGEGTFGQLCRHYGEQVDQVLCNLVAVFVSHMHTDHHSGLVNILMERRRAFASLGRAFSPLFLVAPEQIMPWLHEYHDNCESILRDIKMITCQSLVKGRENIKSKAKRLITSLLENYDLAEFQTCEVQHCKNAFACSVIHKSGWKVVYSGDTMPCKALVQMGKNATLLIHEATLEDGMEREAIEKTHSTTSQAIEIGMKMNAEFIMLNHFSQRYAKIPLFSEDFSEKVGIAFDHMRVRLGDFSTIPKLIPPLKALFADDIVEMEERKEKREQRLLKEAAIVLDQLTGGENKETPSQKRKQDKNHQEVTNKKLKKLKTVN